The genomic window GAAAGAACATCCCGGGAATCAAGATAGATCAGATCTTCTTCGATCAAAAGCTTCGCAACATGGTCCTCACCCACATGTCGAAGGAGGAGCAGAAGCTCTACGTCATGTGGCTCTTCAAGACCGTGGAGGCGCGGCAGGGGTCTGCGGTACGGTTTCAGATCTCGGTGTACAACCGGGAGTACCGCGCGCACCTCACCCAGGAGTCCCTCCACGACACCAAGGCGGCCCTCACCGAGCAGAGCCTCGAGCAGTACCTCGCCTCGGGAGGGGACATCCCCTTCGGCTCCATCGACATGACGGGATTCTACATACAGTCGCTCAAGCAGGAATGCGAAGCCGTCTCCATCCACTTCGACGCGACCATCACCCATCTCTCACGGAACGACGCCGCAGCAGTGACTCTCACCCTTCAGATCTGACACCCTCACCCTCTTTCCACAGGGACTCCACCCGATCCTGGAGGGCGACGAGCCTGTCGATAGCTTCATCCAGACGGGAGTCGATGCATTGCTTCTCCGGATGCCTCTCGTACCACGCGAGCGACCGGGAGATCATCTCCTCGAGAGGGATGCGGAATTGCACGTCGGGCACCTCCTCCCTGAGACGGGAGGTATCGAAGAGGGTGGTGTACCGCTTGTCCCCCATGAGACTCGCCCCCTGTCTGGGAAGGAGGCGGGCGATGTGGCGTGAGGGGACGTAGACCACCCGGGAGCGCTTTCCGAGGGCCTCCGCGAGGCGCTCGTGTATCTCCTCCCAGGTATAGGCGAAGGGAGAGGTGATGTGATAGGCCGCATGGCGGAGTGAGGGTTTGAGGATGAGAGGGACGAAGGCCCTCGCGAAGTCCTCGGCATGGGTGAGCGTCCAGAGGGCGAGCCCATCATCGTGGATCACGATCGGCTTTCCGCGAAGGATACGCGCGGGCACCGTAAAGTCGCGCGACCCGAACGATGTGGGAATCCATCCCTCCCCTATGGTGTGGGAGGGCCGCACGATGAGCGGCTGGATCCCCCGGGAAGGTGCCGCCTCGAGGAGGAGGTCCTCTCCCCGGATCTTTTCCCTCGCGTAGTCCCAGAAGGGGTTCCCGCGGGGGTCGCTCTCCCGATGGAACACCCCGGGTGCAGGTCTCCGATACACGGAGGCAGAGCTTATGAAGACGTACCGCTGCGTCCTCCCCTCGAAGAGCTCGAGATCCCGCTCCACATCGCGAGGCGTATAGGCCACCCAGTCCACCACTACATCGAAGGAATAGGGCCGGAGGAGATCCCGTATCGAATCCTTGTCCGTGATGTCCCCAAGGAGTACGCGGGCTCCCTCCGGCACAGGGCGGTCAGACGAGCCCCGAACGAGGATCCATGTCTCCACCCCCTCTGCGGGCGCCTCCCTCACGCAGGCGGAAGAGATGTTCCCTGTGCCCCCTATGAACAAGATCCTCATCCGTCCCCCTCCCCGGAGGAAATGCGCTGACGGCCCTCAAGCGCCCGCGCGAGCGTGACCCTGTCGGCGTACTCGAGGTCTCCACCCACCGGGAGTCCCAGTGCGAGACGGGAGACCTTCCCCCCCCAGTCCTTGAGGAGCCTGACGAGATAGAGAGCGGTGGTATCGCCCTCCACCGTGGGATTGGTGGCGATGATCACCTCTTCCACCGGTTCCCTCTCGAGGCGTCTCACGAGGGCATCGATGGTGAGGTCCTCGGGGCGAACCCCCTCCAGGGGGGCGATGGCGCCGTGCAGGACGTGATAGAGGCCCCTGTACGTATGCGTCGCCTCGATCGCCCACACATCAGAGGGCTGTTCCACCACACATATGGTCCCATGGTCACGTGCAGGGTCACTACATATCTCGCAGAGAGTCGCATCCGAGTACATGCCACACCGGCTGCACCGCTTCACGCGATCCGGGAGCTCCATGATGAGCCGACCCAGGGCTTGTACGAACGCCCTGTCCGCCTTGAGCAACCAATGGGCGATCCTGCTCGCACTCTTCTTCCCCACCCC from Spirochaeta thermophila DSM 6192 includes these protein-coding regions:
- the recR gene encoding recombination mediator RecR — translated: MNSLEVLIGHLSRLPGVGKKSASRIAHWLLKADRAFVQALGRLIMELPDRVKRCSRCGMYSDATLCEICSDPARDHGTICVVEQPSDVWAIEATHTYRGLYHVLHGAIAPLEGVRPEDLTIDALVRRLEREPVEEVIIATNPTVEGDTTALYLVRLLKDWGGKVSRLALGLPVGGDLEYADRVTLARALEGRQRISSGEGDG
- a CDS encoding NAD-dependent epimerase/dehydratase family protein — encoded protein: MRILFIGGTGNISSACVREAPAEGVETWILVRGSSDRPVPEGARVLLGDITDKDSIRDLLRPYSFDVVVDWVAYTPRDVERDLELFEGRTQRYVFISSASVYRRPAPGVFHRESDPRGNPFWDYAREKIRGEDLLLEAAPSRGIQPLIVRPSHTIGEGWIPTSFGSRDFTVPARILRGKPIVIHDDGLALWTLTHAEDFARAFVPLILKPSLRHAAYHITSPFAYTWEEIHERLAEALGKRSRVVYVPSRHIARLLPRQGASLMGDKRYTTLFDTSRLREEVPDVQFRIPLEEMISRSLAWYERHPEKQCIDSRLDEAIDRLVALQDRVESLWKEGEGVRSEG